From Cucumis melo cultivar AY chromosome 1, USDA_Cmelo_AY_1.0, whole genome shotgun sequence, a single genomic window includes:
- the LOC103500528 gene encoding uncharacterized protein LOC103500528, with the protein MLLSPGHSPRHISSPSPSAVSENVIQNLQSSSSITTPQSSKKHPKVLDEDSYVEAIEKIIERDYFPDISKLRDRLDWLEAIKSADPILIRDAQLKIMERRGQKVKRLNPDGKSQTPGSTFMRSFTPFDEFEGKTPKTPGFGGSGVVGVTEEGGSDGKVVDESLSLDEFFRQYTSEDNFSFSKILEKDNRKRKERYAYLTEGEKEDVKSIEDVKRDRITDGYGTSDQPPSTLEGWKYTAKNLLMYHPSDRGEAPLTEEERAVRLKGLTKEINRSSTRFHGKLMDSRPKDDGSVEVIYTPVAGTTPHPVLDRDGDRLKKYDLEDLRKTPNPFYVESGKKAENGYSFVRTPSPAPGVDESPFITWGEIEGTPLRLDPEDTPIDIGGSVDGPRYNIPCPAARDEKAHSLSREAARKLREKSKMFQKPPLPSPVRGGSASPSVKRTLSPAAQKFVRNAIAKSSSSFDETLRASYRGGSPSAATPKSGRSLSRFARDGSFGSRSPSVKEGSNPAW; encoded by the coding sequence ATGCTTCTTTCTCCGGGTCATTCTCCTCGGCACATCTCATCACCGTCGCCATCGGCGGTTTCCGAGAACGTAATCCAAAATCTTCAGAGTTCATCTTCAATTACTACGCCTCAGAGCTCTAAGAAACACCCCAAGGTTCTTGATGAGGATTCCTATGTGGAAGCGATTGAGAAGATTATCGAGCGTGATTACTTTCCCGATATTTCGAAGCTCAGAGATCGTCTCGATTGGCTTGAAGCTATTAAAAGCGCAGACCCGATTTTAATCCGAGATGCGCAGTTGAAGATCATGGAGCGTCGTGGTCAGAAGGTTAAACGTTTGAACCCTGATGGTAAGTCTCAAACACCGGGTTCCACTTTTATGAGAAGCTTTACCCCTTTTGATGAATTTGAGGGCAAAACCCCGAAAACACCCGGCTTTGGTGGAAGCGGAGTCGTCGGTGTAACGGAGGAGGGTGGTTCAGATGGTAAGGTGGTGGATGAATCGCTGTCGCTTGATGAGTTTTTTAGACAATATACGAGCGAGGATAATTTTAGTTTTTCGAAAATTCTGGAGAAAGATAATAGGAAGAGGAAGGAGAGATATGCTTATTTGACTGAGGGTGAAAAGGAAGATGTGAAGTCAATTGAGGATGTGAAGAGAGATAGAATAACTGATGGTTATGGGACTTCCGATCAGCCGCCGAGTACCTTGGAAGGATGGAAATATACTGCTAAAAATTTATTGATGTATCATCCGTCGGATAGAGGTGAGGCTCCATTGACAGAGGAAGAAAGGGCTGTTAGATTGAAGGGTCTAACCAAGGAAATTAACCGATCAAGCACTCGGTTCCATGGTAAATTGATGGATTCAAGGCCAAAGGACGATGGCTCGGTTGAAGTGATTTATACCCCAGTGGCTGGAACTACACCGCATCCTGTGCTGGATAGAGATGGGGATAGATTGAAGAAGTATGATTTGGAGGATTTGAGGAAGACCCCAAATCCATTTTATGTAGAATCGGGTAAAAAGGCTGAGAATGGCTACAGTTTTGTCCGAACGCCGTCGCCTGCACCTGGTGTAGATGAATCTCCATTTATTACATGGGGTGAAATCGAAGGAACGCCCTTGAGACTTGATCCTGAGGATACGCCTATTGACATTGGCGGTTCTGTTGATGGACCACGTTATAACATTCCATGTCCAGCTGCAAGAGACGAGAAGGCTCATTCACTTTCAAGGGAGGCTGCAAGAAAGCTAAGGGAGAAATCGAAGATGTTTCAGAAGCCTCCTTTGCCATCACCTGTTAGAGGGGGAAGTGCTAGCCCAAGTGTAAAGAGGACTCTCTCTCCGGCCGCCCAGAAGTTTGTTAGGAATGCAATAGCCAAATCGTCATCTTCATTTGATGAAACCCTTCGTGCCAGTTACAGAGGTGGAAGCCCGAGTGCTGCGACACCGAAAAGCGGGAGGAGTTTGTCTAGGTTTGCAAGAGATGGTAGCTTTGGCTCTAGGTCACCTTCTGTTAAAGAGGGTTCTAATCCTGCTTGGTGA
- the LOC103500531 gene encoding uncharacterized protein LOC103500531, translating into MGEMKKNGVSLEGERVILVPYMEEHVPKYHQWMKDPALLQATGSEPLTLDQEYQMQQSWTQDPKKQTFIVLDKELVEGKFIHGNPGVEAMVGDVNLYMNDLDDSRLAEVEIMIAEFKSRGKGLGKESVLMMMAFAVKNLGIHTFRVKIGDSNEGSLSLFKKLGFEETSYSEIFKEVTLELKVTKSKHEELLDVFGRIVTYD; encoded by the exons ATGGGAGAGATGAAGAAAAATGGGGTGAGTTTAGAAGGGGAAAGGGTAATTTTGGTGCCTTACATGGAAGAACACGTACCCAAGTATCATCAATGGATGAAAGACCCAGCTCTTCTTCAAGCCACAGGCTCCGAACCCCTCACTCTTGATCAAGAGTACCAGATGCAACAATCATGGACCCAAGACCCAAAAA AGCAGACTTTCATTGTATTGGATAAGGAATTGGTCGAGGGAAAATTCATCCATGGGAATCCTGGTGTTGAAG CCATGGTTGGTGACGTGAATCTTTACATGAATGATCTGGATGATTCTCGTTTAGCGGAGGTCGAAATAATGATAGCTGAATTCAAGAG CCGTGGTAAAGGACTTGGGAAAGAATCTGTCCTAATGATGATGGCATTTGCAGTCAAGAACCTCGGGATCCATACTTTCCGGGTTAAAATTGGAGACTCGAATGAAGGGTCTCTCAGTTTGTTCAAGAAATTG GGCTTTGAAGAGACTTCTTACAGTGAAATCTTCAAGGAG GTAACTCTGGAGTTAAAGGTAACAAAGTCCAAGCATGAGGAGCTGCTTGATGTGTTTGGCAGAATAGTAACTTACGACTAG
- the LOC103500529 gene encoding BTB/POZ domain-containing protein At5g48130 → MAVISPKISSVASSPFTSPNIGVLLKIKIISWSQETGLPVSVRIRVGDRIFHLHKHPLLSKSGYFQKRLNESTEYELPPNFPGGPETFELLALFIYGSSTLVDPFNVAALRCAAEFLEMTDDYCSSNLCERFDIYLNQVVFQSWDDTLIVLQKCQQLLPWSEELLIVSRCIESLAFMACMEILDPERRRDQPVVTMDALASQVWSCEIVKEILCQDLWIKDLIALPFEFFKRVVGSLRRQGMKEKYVSPIIVFYANKWILSEKMRQFWESTDEKIVDDEANEKVSYILQGLLDLLPMGHRTSRVVPVGFYFALLSKSLEIGLKSNNLQKLQDQIASVLHFAQVEDFLLPKTGADSVSSSIELATMEKILELFVSSNMKMNHNHSGSNSIVAELWDEYLTYIAPDPKLEQKRFVELIEKVPGAWRENHNHLYRAVNTFLQAQSQLSQEDKWAVCKYLNCQKLSQEACIEAVQNELMPLRLIVQALFVQQLNTQQVFKECSSSFRFARYGEFSGSLSSSRFPNSNSQNLRDSPYTDGADPNRRTLSFLLQKDHVIQTHESSRNEYESTSFRIQNLEQELIALKKSIQWQTLSKKTETLSSSKAEGRTKLPDVESRYSNKKRNSHEQVTGCIGSVNFSAQRNYASRLFKIFSGIRLFGSRKQKRKSGFPALWRRSMYQINHRLDL, encoded by the exons ATGGCAGTGATCAGCCCCAAAATCAGCTCAGTGGCTTCTAGTCCTTTCACTTCACCGAATATTGGAGTTTTGCTCAAGATCAAGATTATTTCATG GAGCCAAGAAACCGGTTTGCCTGTTTCTGTTCGGATTCGAGTTGGTGATCGAATCTTCCACCTCCACAAG CATCCTCTCCTATCAAAGAGTGGATACTTCCAGAAGAGATTGAATGAATCGACCGAGTATGAGCTCCCGCCGAACTTTCCTGGAGGACCTGAAACCTTTGAGTTACTTGCACTGTTCATCTATGGCTCCTCTACTCTAGTTGATCCTTTTAACGTAGCAGCCCTCCGATGCGCTGCAGAATTTCTCGAAATGACAGATGATTACTGTTCCAGTAACCTATGCGAACGATTCGATATCTATTTGAATCAAGTGGTTTTCCAAAGCTGGGACGATACACTAATTGTACTCCAAAAGTGTCAACAATTGCTTCCTTGGTCTGAGGAGCTGTTAATTGTTAGCCGTTGCATTGAATCGCTTGCCTTCATGGCTTGCATGGAGATCCTTGACCCTGAGAGAAGACGAGACCAACCAGTTGTCACGATGGATGCATTGGCTAGTCAGGTTTGGAGCTGTGAAATCGTGAAAGAAATCTTGTGCCAAGATCTTTGGATCAAGGACCTTATTGCTCTGCCATTTGAATTCTTCAAAAGAGTAGTGGGATCCCTCAGAAGACAAGGTATGAAAGAAAAATATGTCAGCCCCATCATCGTTTTCTATGCAAACAAATGGATTCTTTCGGAAAAAATGCGCCAATTCTGGGAGAGTACTGATGAGAAGATTGTAGATGATGAAGCAAATGAAAAGGTTTCATATATTTTGCAAGGTCTCCTTGATCTTCTACCTATGGGACATAGGACTAGTAGAGTGGTTCCTGTAGGCTTTTACTTTGCATTGCTTTCAAAATCACTTGAAATTGGTCTGAAAAGTAACAACCTTCAAAAACTGCAAGACCAGATAGCATCAGTATTACATTTTGCCCAAGTGGAAGACTTTCTTCTACCGAAAACAGGGGCAGACTCGGTTTCTTCCAGCATCGAGTTAGCTACAATGGAGAAGATACTAGAGTTATTTGTATCTTCTAACATGAAGATGAATCACAACCATTCAGGAAGCAACTCAATTGTGGCAGAGTTGTGGGATGAATATCTGACCTATATTGCTCCTGATCCAAAACTCGAACAGAAACGATTTGTGGAACTCATTGAAAAAGTGCCTGGGGCGTGGCGAGAGAATCACAATCACCTTTATAGGGCAGTAAATACATTCCTGCAG GCACAGTCGCAACTTTCCCAAGAGGACAAATGGGCAGTATGCAAGTACCTCAACTGCCAGAAGCTATCACAAGAGGCATGCATTGAGGCTGTTCAAAATGAGTTGATGCCCCTTCGTTTGATAGTCCAGGCGCTTTTCGTTCAGCAATTGAATACCCAACAGGTATTCAAAGAGTGTTCAAGCTCATTTAGGTTTGCACGTTATGGCGAATTCTCAGGGAGCCTTTCAAGCTCTAGATTTCCAAACTCAAACAGCCAGAATCTACGAGACAGTCCTTACACAGATGGAGCTGATCCAAACAGAAGAACCTTAAGCTTCTTGCTACAAAAAGACCATGTGATCCAGACACATGAATCCTCTAGAAATGAATACGAGTCGACCAGTTTCCGAATTCAGAATCTGGAACAAGAGCTGATTGCCTTGAAGAAAAGCATTCAGTGGCAGACGTTGTCTAAGAAAACGGAGACGTTGTCGAGCAGCAAAGCAGAAGGAAGAACAAAACTACCTGATGTGGAAAGTAGATACTCGAACAAGAAAAGGAACTCACACGAACAGGTAACGGGGTGCATCGGCTCTGTTAACTTTTCTGCTCAACGGAACTATGCAAGTCGTCTATTTAAGATCTTCAGTGGAATACGTCTATTTGGAagtaggaaacagaaaagaAAGTCGGGATTTCCGGCCCTTTGGCGCAGATCGATGTATCAGATTAACCATCGGCTGGATTTgtaa
- the LOC103500530 gene encoding cytochrome b561 and DOMON domain-containing protein At2g04850: MLRRHLLLLLLFSSISAALAAHCTTVTATKTFQQCMNLPTQQASIAWTFHPHNATLDLVFFGNFISPSGWVGWGINPTSPGMTGARVLIAFSDPNSGQIVVLPYVLDPTVKLQRTPLLSRPLDIRLLSSSAALYGGKMATVHNGAALQIYATLKLIPNKTKIHLIWNRGLYVQGYSPTIHPTTSDDLSSIATLDVASGTAASQTNDIETLKVIHGILNAISWGLLLPIGAVTARYLRHVQTLGPAWFYAHAGVQLAGFALGTIGFVIGIRLGELSPGVEYSLHRKLGIGVFALGGIQTLALLFRPKTTNKFRKYWKSYHHFVGYACVVMGAVNVFQGFEAMGASGSYAKLAYCLGLSTLVGICVSLEVNSWVVFCRKSQEEKMRREGLIGVPEKESGSHN; this comes from the coding sequence ATGCTCCGTCGTCATCTCCTCCTTCTCCTCCTCTTTTCCTCCATCTCCGCCGCACTTGCAGCCCATTGCACCACCGTCACCGCCACCAAAACCTTCCAACAATGTATGAATCTCCCAACCCAACAAGCCTCCATTGCTTGGACTTTTCACCCTCACAATGCCACTTTGGACCTTGTCTTCTTCGGCAATTTCATTTCTCCCTCCGGTTGGGTCGGCTGGGGAATCAACCCCACGTCGCCGGGGATGACCGGAGCTCGTGTTCTCATCGCCTTCTCCGATCCCAACTCCGGCCAAATTGTTGTCCTCCCTTACGTTCTTGACCCGACTGTAAAGTTACAGAGAACCCCTCTTCTCTCTCGCCCTCTCGACATCCGTCTACTTTCTTCCTCCGCAGCTTTGTACGGTGGGAAAATGGCCACCGTACACAACGGCGCCGCCCTCCAAATCTACGCTACTCTCAAACTCATCCCAAACAAAACGAAAATCCATCTCATCTGGAACCGCGGATTATACGTCCAAGGCTATTCCCCAACCATCCATCCAACCACATCCGACGACCTCTCTTCAATTGCAACTCTCGACGTGGCCTCCGGCACCGCCGCAAGCCAAACCAACGACATCGAAACACTCAAAGTAATCCACGGCATCCTGAACGCCATATCATGGGGACTCCTACTCCCGATCGGCGCCGTAACAGCGCGATACCTCCGACACGTACAAACTCTAGGCCCGGCGTGGTTCTACGCGCACGCAGGAGTCCAACTAGCTGGATTCGCTCTAGGAACAATCGGATTCGTGATTGGAATCCGATTGGGAGAGCTTTCACCAGGAGTGGAGTACTCGCTGCATAGAAAATTAGGGATTGGGGTTTTTGCGCTGGGGGGAATACAGACATTGGCGCTGCTATTCAGGCCGAAAACGACGAACAAATTCAGAAAGTATTGGAAATCATACCATCATTTCGTGGGATACGCATGTGTGGTGATGGGAGCGGTGAATGTGTTCCAAGGATTTGAAGCGATGGGGGCGAGTGGATCGTACGCGAAATTAGCGTATTGCTTAGGGCTTTCGACGCTGGTAGGGATTTGCGTGAGTTTGGAGGTGAATTCATGGGTGGTTTTCTGTAGAAAATCGCAAGAGGAGAAGATGAGAAGAGAAGGATTGATCGGAGTTCCTGAGAAGGAAAGTGGAAGCCATAACTAG